The Cervus canadensis isolate Bull #8, Minnesota chromosome 21, ASM1932006v1, whole genome shotgun sequence genomic interval GTACCAGTGCCTCCTAGGGTTGATCTTGCTCTTGGAGCCACTCAGAGCAGCTGATCTTCTTGCTTATGGGAGTGAAATCTCagcagtgtgcatgtgtgctgagttgtgtccaactctttgggacccctggactggggcccacaaggctcctctgtccatgggatttcccagcaagaatactagagtgggttaccgtttcctcctccaggagatcttctcgactcagaaatcgaacccatgtctcctgctgctcctgcattggcaggtggattttctttaccactgagccacttgggaagcccctgagatCTTAGCAGATCCCTCAGAGAAAATCCTTGTTTCCCTCTAAACTCCTGCTCTTTCTGCTTTACCAATTGTACTCACGCCTGGTTACATATAAGGATCACCTGGAGTGTTTAAACACAGATGCCTGAGCCCATCTCAGGCTGATTAAATCAAAATCTCCAAGAGCCAACAcactaaatctttctttttttaagttgattcTACCATCAGCCAGGATTGAGAACCTCTGTGCTACACTGTTGCTTTTGTTTGAGATAACTAAATGGGCTTTTAAATGTGTCAGTTGTAAATGATTACACTTGTAGTATAAATGCATATTATTGCCACATTGTAATTACACCCGTGATGGTTTCCACTCTTTCTCTCTGTTGGATCTCTTTTAAAGACTGCAAGTCTTTTACTTCTTTATAAACAAAACTGGGAAAACCAAGAACAACATTTGCCAACTGAAGAGAAGTAAAGTTGTGAAATTCTGGGGGTGGTGTTGCTTTAGTATAGCAAATGGAGCTGCTCATAAATTACCCCTGTTTAAGGGCTGGGTCTGATGAATTTCAGGGTGACTATTCTTTATTTCATTcactgagttttttgtttttttttaatctgcaccTGTGTTCAGTCTGCATTTTAAAGCAATTGACACCTTATAAATTCTATCAAATGCATACTTTTAATAAGAAATGTGGCCTAAAGAACAATTTATTTCTAGGGGGAAACCTTAGAACTGGgtctgaagtaaaaaaaaaaaaaaagtgttcataTCAGCATGTTGGGAAAGGCATAGCTCGATCAGACACTGATCAAGACACTCCAAGCGGTCTGGAACCCAAAATGTTTAATCACCACTGCTTTTAATCTAGATAACTTTTCTGCACAAGACTCAAGGTCATATATGAGCTGGCCTGTCTGTCCATCTGATGCTATCTGcaactctctccttccttccctgcttcTTTATGGACCAGCAGTACAGACTTGCTTGTAGCATCAAATTGCCATGCTTTCTCATTATACCATCTCTTTGTGTGGTCTGTTCTCCTAGCCTGGAGTGACAGCTCTTGCCTGTATCTGCCTCGTGTCTTGAAATATCACTTATGGAGTTCTTCCTCTTAGACTCTACCATAGACAgcctctcctctctccacccccactGTGCCTTCTAGTACTCACTGTCTTCTGCTGCAATTGTGAGCTTACATAACTGTCTGCCCATCTGGACCATAGGCTCCTTGAGGATTGTGGCCGTCTTACCATTCATCATGTGTGGAACACACAAATGAAGGAGTCTATCAGCCGTAGGACAAGTGTGTGGCCTTTTCCCTTGCAGGCGCTCTTGATCAAACCACGGAGTGGATAAAAGAATCTGTCCATGAAgagttactttctctttctgaggcTACTTTAACACCTGGAGCCGAAAACAACTCCAAGCCAAGCCTGAGTCCTACATTGGTGCTAAATAATAGTTACTTGAAACTGTTACAGTGGGATTATCAGAAAAAAGAATTACCAGAGGTGAgtgattttttccctctttggctTCCCTCAAGTTTTCAATATTCTAATTCTTAAGTTCAAATAGTGTCTGTCTGTGTTGCATGTGGTTTAATGACCTTAACTGGAATCAGATGAAAAATGGGGGTTTGGATGTAACACTCCTGATTTGACATGTTCATGGTACTGAGCTTCCCtttctatttttatatcttaaataAATATGCTAGACACTCATGACAGATGGAGCACGTCTTCAGGAACTGACAGAAAAGCTGAATCAACTGAAAATGATTGCCTGCCTGGCCCTTATCACCAACAACATGGTGGGTGCTCTTACAGAAGGCCTACCTGAGCTTGCAGTCAGACTAAAAAGGATTTCAGCTGTTCTACTTGAAGGCATGAACAAAGAGTGAGTTCCAGAGTTTTTATCTGCTCTCGCTTGTATTCCAGCTCTGCATGTGTTTCAGAGAACATGAATAACCTTGGAAAATCTGGATGTGGTATTCAGGACCGTGCTTTAGAGAAGCTTAGCTCATGCCTTCTTTTCCTAGAGTTTCTTTTCATATCTCTGAAGGCTTAGATGTCCCTCATTGGTAGGGAGAGGTCTTTTCCATAACAGGTGCCAGGGTGAGTGTAGTGTTTCCACTTAGGACGGATGTGTGTACAAGCTCTCCTTTGACAGTGttgtggaaaaaacaaacaataccTAGAAATTCGTCATGCTCAGTGTCTGTCAGAGAGGCTTTCTGATTGAGTTGTTCTGACTCCATCATTTTTCTGCAACAAAATGTTTACCAGCTTCACAGATCCAGCCTCTGTGAAGTCTACAGAAGTAGTGACATCTCTGTCCTTCAGAGATGTTTTACAAGTCAGTGAAAGTTTCATCTTTGCCAAATTCATTTCTCAGTATCAAACCATCATTGAATACTAGAATCCCATTTCAATTTTGCACTATTGGGAATCCTGTCCAAGTCAGAAAATTTCTAATCCTGGCCAATGACCGGGTATTTCCACGGGTCTCCTATGTGTCAGCTCCTCTTGCTGACCATCCTCTCAGGTGTTTTCAGGGACTTTACACCTAATGCATCCAACATCCCATCCTCCTGCTTGTTATTCAGAGAGCACATGGATGACTTGATAAAATCCTAGAATTTTAAAAGCCAAACTAGCCCAAGTGGTTCTGGCAATCCAGAGTTCTCATTTTGACCTAAAGCTCTGAGAGAATAGGATTTGCCTTGGACTGTACACCAAGAAAAGGTCAAGCCAAGGCCCGAGCCCAAGCCTGTCAAGTCCGTGCCCTTTCTACTGATCCTGCgctaacctgccaggctcttttcttTCACATTCCAGGACCCAAGACCTGTAAGGAAAAGAAACCTGCTCTGGTTTTGCAGAACCCTGCTTTTAGCATTTCCCCACACGGGGTAACCATTATTTCCCAGGAATTCTAATTTATTAAGCCTTTAGTGAATCCCCAAATACTGcttagtgttagctgctcagttgtgtccaactctttgtaaccccatggactatagcccaacaggttccACTGTcgattgaattctccaggcaagattactggagtaggttgccattttctactccagaagatcttcctagccagggactgaacccccatctctgcgtttcttgtattggcaggcaaagtctttaccgctgagccacctgggaagccctccagtaCTGCCTAAGTATTCATATGAAGCACATAGCAAAATGGTTACTAAAAGGACAGGCTTTTGGGTTAAACAAACCAGGATTTAAATCCTAGCTGTGCTACTGACTTGTAATGTACCATTGAATAAGATCCTGAGTCACTCTGAGTCTCATGGCCTCACTTGTAAGAAGGGATATAAAGATACCTACCTTAGAGTTAATGGCAACTTAAgatgacatttgaaaagaccctgatgctgggaaagattgagggcaggaggagaaggggacgacagaggatgagatggttggatggcatcaccaactcaatggacatgagtttgggtagactccaggagttggtgatggacagggaagcctggcgtgctacggttcatggggtcacaaagagttggacacaactgagcaactgaactgaactgaagatgactCATGTGTAGGATTTAGTGCAGGTGTgtggcacatggtaagtgcttgatagatgttagctcttaaTAACTATTAGTTGTTAAGTCATCTTCTCTATAGTTGTTCTGCCTATCTGATTCTTGTTTTGTCTAAttccctcaccaccacccccgcTTCTCTTATCCCTTAATTCCCATTTTGCACAAGGTTGTGTTAAAGATCCTTTCTGAATAGCGAGATGCAGTTTTCAATATCATTCACAATAGTGTGGACACAGCAAATGCTGCTTCCTGTTACACCTTTTTCCTTACCTATTAAATAACCACCACTAACTACTTTTTACATCTTTCTGGACTGTATATATTTAGGATTACTGATCAGCTACTTGAAAGTAACAGTGTGAAAGAGTCTCTTATCTTTCATCATGATAGGTCAAGAGTTTTAGGTAATTTGTCTTTATGGTGTTGGCCTCTGAAtatctttatttcttgtttttggtTGGTGTTAGAGGTTTCCTGCTCAGACATGGATAAACAAATTGATTCTATCTTATTTTCTAagcacatttaaaacaaaatctatgACTGAATCCACTCAAgccagagggttttttttttacaaattaaacaaacattttctatctctttctGATAGCCCTGCCTGAAAATGGGATTGCAGATTTATTTTCAGGGACCACATTTTTCTGTCTGTGCTTTTCATATTTCCTACAGAATTGAGTGGTTTTAAGCATTTAAAAGTCTGATGCATGTAAAGCTTGGTGGTTGGGAGGAGTTTCCTATTTTCTAAGCTCATTTTAATAGAGGTAATTTTTGTCTATATAAGAGAAAATTGGTAGACATTTGAAATAAActggtatatattttaaacaaaacaaaaacctgctgAGTAAAAGCTGTCCCTGGTGGAATTactgtttcatattttatagGACCTTTAACCTGAAGGAAGTCCTGAATTCTATTGGCATTCAGACTTGTGTTGAGGTTAACAAGACCCTAATGGAGAGAGGTTTACCAGCTTTAAACGCTGAGGTTCAAGCTAACCTTGTAGGCCAATTCTCAAGCATCGAAGAAGAGGACAATCCCATCTGGTCTTTAATTGGTGAGCCCGTATACTTTTATTGGTTTCTGCTTCAATGCCAATATGCTTTACCATGCTGGCTTTGGCTAATGTTAAATATCAGTCAAATTTTAGTCTTAAACAGATTACCTGCTTCTCTTggtgaaaaaatattgaaaacatgaagaaagcattaatattttcaaatgtttgggACTCACTGCTGCTTATGTGTGTCTATATAGTGGAGTGGGAGATGTTTCAGGGTCTTCTACCTTACTACCCAGCTGATAGggttttatgaagaaaataacatCATGCTGCCATCATTTTAAATTCCTAGATCAATACAGCAATCCAAACCAGATGGCGGTATGTTCACAGAAAGTAGACACATGCTCTGATGGAAGCTAACCTGTGTGAGTTGAGGCCCCTTGCTTGGTCAGGCTTAAAAAGACTGAAAGTTAAAAGGGCCATAGAACTGAGAGGCatagtggtgtgtgtgtatttttttttttttcctacttgatTGCTAAGAAAATGAATATCTCAGGATCAAATTGTGTTGGTGAGTTGGGGAAATGGAGAATGTATCAGGACGTTTTTCTGTTACCTGTGACAGATAATTTAAAACTCtacagtggcttcccaggtggctcagtggtaaagaatctgcctgccaagcaggagacctgggcttgatccctggttctgggagattccctggagaaggaaatggctatccactccagtattcttgcatgcgaattcccatggacagaggatcctgacgaaatcccatggacagaggatcctgatgggctacagtccaccaggtcacaaagagtcagacttgacttagtgactaaacaacaacaaaatggctTAATCAGGAAGGGACTATATTTGCTCATATCACAGAAAAGAGCAATTGGGGGAATTGGCTGCCGGTATAGTTAATCAGTGTCTTGGCACTGTTTCCCACTGTTCCCCCCTCAGCGCTGCCTTCCTCTGGGATGGCTGTCTCTAAAATAGTCTCTTCCCAACATAGCAAGATGACTTCCACTCCAGCCTGCATCTTTCCATGTTTaaatcaagcaaaaaaaaaaaagtcagtttccCTCCCCTCTTAGCTCAAACTATAACCCCAGAATTGAATCCCATTAGCTCCAGTTGGTGGTCACATCCCATTTTTGGTGGCCAGAGTGGAAGAAACTTAAGGTGAGTCAGCATTACCTGAACACCTGATCTGAAACTAGGGAGGCAATTGTTTCCCCCCCGCCAACAGAATCAGGGTGCTGTGGCCATAAAAAGGGGATGAGCGTGATGTGGGGGACAAAGCAAGTGTCAGCTGCAGTGGGAGAGGAACAGATGGAGGAAAGAGTGTGGAGTTTGAATATCTAAACATTCCAGGAGGAATCTGCACGTTTTCAAAGCACCGCACTGACATCCCTAGGAACACACACACTGGTTATTGTTTAGCTGAGATTCTTAAAGGGTGTCTTTCAACCTTATCCCTGGGGACATGGGATGCTGGCGATCTAAGCCACCCAGGCCACTTAAGAACTCTGGTGTGCAGCACGTGGGCTTTGAGGGCTGGCTGTGAGGACAGTCACACACCCAGCATACCCTCAGCCGCCCGTGGCCGGGCCCTGCCCTGCATGACCTTCACTGCTGACAAGCATGTCACAGCCTGTCATCTCTGGCTGTGCAGCCAGCACGTGGGCCATGGTGCTTcttggaggaggaggggcaggctgTCAGCCGTCTCTGCCTCGTACCAGGAGGTCTCATGAGGAGGATGGGATGCAACTTTGCTCATCACGATTTCCCCAGACCATGGAGGGGGGGGCCAGAGATGACCTTTAATAGATATCTGAGGTGTCAGTCAcagattggcacttgccatctacctctctAAGGGTTAAATCAcgagctgctgcagctgctgacctccaacaccccctgaaaggagttcaggataaagaatagaaaagaggCACTCCATGCTCAGGGGGAAACTGGCAGGATAGGACTTCAGGTAGTTAGATATTCTCcagagctgattttatgagcccaattcatgtatctcctcatatctggAAAAAACTAAAATCCTTCATACTGATGACTGTTTCTCGTGACTAGCAGAAGCTTCAcgagactagcagaaacctttcataaaaatgtatttttgattaCATGcattcccccttcaccaaaatcacatatactgTACCTTTCCCCTATGTCTTTAGAGCAGTCTCTCAGaactatctgaggtgctgtctcccgggCTGCAGTCCCCAACactgccccaaataaaactcaagTTGCAGCcctcacattgtgcatttttttttacagtcagcagtggagtggatgaatgaatgcatggagACTGGGAGCAGTCAAGCTGAGGCCATATAACCTGCAGGTCTCAGGGTAGGGAGTCTTCCTGTCTGACTCACATTCTCCCCTGCTCTGATGGGCACCCCAGTCAGAGCTGGAGCCCTGCTGCCCGTTGGCAGGCTGGCCAGAGCCTCGGGTATTCTCTGTGCCCGTGCTTTAGCTCAGGGAGCTCCTGGCAGCACCAGAGAGAGGGGGGGAAGCTGGGGGCCAGGAGATGCCCCACCCCGAGGAGGCCTCTTAAAACCCAGTCAGGCCACTTTTTTCCACCCAGCCCTCCCTATTCCAAGTTTCCTGTTCTTTTGCAAATTGAAAGTATTTTGTAACCTTGTTCAAAGTATTGTTGCCTAGCAACTTGCATGACTCACTTGAGCTGTCTCTCCCTAGGCTGGGGAAGCCAAGGGCATGTCTTTGGCAGGGGCTGGGTTTGGCTGCTCCTAAATGGACAGACGCTTCCATCACTTTAGTCTTGGCCTAAAAACTGACCTGTCCACAGAAGAGACAGAACTACTTGTCAGCATAATAACAGTTTTGAAAGACCTGCATTCTTTAAACAGTCTCACAGAAAAGTGTCCGGACCATAACTGTGACAAAAATAGACCCGGGCTCATGAGAGTTGAGCAGCCAGCTTAACGGGAAGTTTAGTGAACCATTTGCTCTGAATTCTCTGCCCACAGAGGAGCTAGAATACATGAAACCTTAGAGGGATCCCTGGGACAGAAGAAGGGTTCCAGCTTAGCCCTAGctttcctcctctgttgtccatGGTACCCACAGTCTGTCTTCTGTTCTCAGTTGATGTGctatttatttacaataaaatcACAAGTCCCACTGTATTCTTAgcctttaaaaaagataattagaAAGCAAGTTTTCTTTCAAACcaattttttcaaatgtatacGATAAAAATAATCTATGGATTACCTGCTGTGGAAATTGTTTGCATGCTAATAGCcacctacatttttaaaaagtaattttcaacTGTACAAGTGATCCCTCCATGAATAATTTCCTCGTTGAAAACTTATGGATAAGGCTCAGGTCTTCTTCAGCCCCCATTCCTCTCTGGCTCCTCGTGTTTTCAGTTTGGGGTTTATCTTCATAGACCTTTTCATTCCATTCTCATTTCACTACAGTCATCATTTATGACTTGCCTGCTGACTGCCAGACCAGGGAAATGAAGGCTAAAAAAGTGGCCCAGCACTCAGAAAGCCTACTGTCCgagaagtgagagagagaaattttcaAATAACAGTAATAAGGGGTGAGAGTACAACAGATGGTAAGGAAAGCCACAGAAAGGAGGTGACTTTAGTATCAGCGTGGATGCTGTCGACTTTGGCAGAGATGAAGTGAGATGGAAGGGCATTCTAGTAACAGGGAATAGTCTGGGCTAAGATATGGACATGGGACACTGGGCACTTTGAGTTCTAGGTCAGATCTGGCTGAAATGTATGATTTGGCGTAGAAGTGTTTGGATATAAGAATTTCAGTAATATTACAGTTGTCTGTATTAGATGAGTGTatttaaatggcaacccactccagtattcttgcctggaaaatcccatggacggaggagcctggtggtttacagtccatgggatcgcaaagagtcaggcacgactaagcaacttgactcactcactcattttccttagaaaatgtTCTTATTTGTGAGATTTCTGTTTCCAGAGCCAGAGAATGTCCTTGGAGCAGCTGGGCCAGAGCAGGCCTGGCTGGCCCAGTGCCATCTGTCCAGGACACGGCAGTTTCCCTTTTTAAGCATTTGCATGAATTTGTGACATCTCAAAGCAGATGCACTGAAGCAGGAAGAGTGGAGAAGGTGGCAGTGTCAGTTGGGGGGGTCCTTCCTCAGTGCCTCCAGATTCTTGCCCACATGGGGGGGTGATCATATAATTTATTCTCTAACCCAGGACACTGTTGAAAGTGCTCTTTTTAAGAAGACCGGGACAGCAGGTGTCAACTTCAACTGTCCTGAGAAAACCCAGATATATGTTCACCTTTGCCATGTGGCAGTTTGGGCTCCCAAGTCTGCCAGATCAGTAGATTTTTCCAGAAGAACCAAAAATTTGATTTTCTATGTGAAAGCCCCTCATTTTAGATAGCTTCTGTTTTTTAGAAAAACACTGTCTGGGCTAAACTAGCAGTCCCAGTTTACATACTCAGCTTTAGGATATATAACTAAAATTATGgacatttgaatttttataaaagattCCCCACTCCACCCTGAACGTGCTGTGCATGTTTTATTAGCTATTACGGCATGACAGATTTCCCTGACTCCATCTATCATTGCTCACCAGTCTGTGGGGCAACTAGGCAGTTCATTTGGTCTTGCTGGACCGAGTGCATGCATTTATGGTAAGCAGCTGCATGGGTAGTTAGCTCTGCTGGTCTCACCGGGGCTGTCTCAAGTGCTTGGGATTTGGTTGGTTACTGGTTGGTCTAGGATGGCCTAAGATGGAACAGCTGGGCTTCCCTCGACGTGGGTTCTCATCTGCCCCATGCTTGTTTACATGGTGGTGGTAGGCAGAAAGGGAAGATTCAAACCATGCCTCTTGAGCATGGAACTCACACACCATCACTCCGGCCACATTCTGCATGGACCAAAGCAGGTCAGAAGGCCATCCCTGATCCAAGGCCTGGGCACCCAGACTCCAgccctgatgggaagaactgccAGGCTACCTTGGAAAGGGCATGAGTATAGGGAGGGGGTAAATAATTGAGGATGTTGTTGCAATCCATCTACCACAATTACTATTCTCATGTTTAAAAAGAACGTGCTTTAATAATAGGACAGATAAACATATCTTCTTTCCCCCCAGATAAACGAATCCAGCTGTACATGAAAAGCCTGCTTTGTCTGCCCAGCCCTCCCAGAGGCATGCCTCCCGTTCCAGGAggccttgctgttgttcagcaaGAGCTGGAGTCGCTAGGCTCGCAATACGCAAACATCGTGAATCTCAACAAACAAGTATATGGACCATTTTATGCAAATATACTCCGAAAGCTGCTGTTTGGTGAGGAAGCCACAGGGAAGGCAGAAGCTTCTTCATCTACTAACTAAAGAGGAAATGACATTGGATAAGAGACTGGAAGCCCAGCACTTAGGTACCCAGTCTGTTTCCACCAGCGGCATTACAGATGGGGCACATCCTCGATCCTGTGTGAGGCAGTGTTAGCCCAAAGTTGTGTAATCCAGTAATGTCAGCACTGCAGAGACATGCACATCACAATGCCCCTACATGTGCACCATTTTCGAGTCCTAAAGAGACTTTTTAACGAACAGAAAGCAATTTGTATTTAATTCTATTACGTATGTAATActtgtaaatgttttcttaagCATTTATATCTGGCTTGTTCATTCAACCCTTAAGGAGTTGTATTTCCTCACCTGTTACTATCAaatctaatgatttttttttaactttggtaCAGCTTCTTAAACGGTTGAAAGTTGTGATCATAACCAAGGGGACTGACATTCTAAATAAATGATGTGAAGTAAGGATAATTGTATTTGAAATGTacaattaaattttattcatatgtAATAGAAACTTACATAGTAAGTCCTCAAATTCTACAAATATACCTAATCACATTTGGTGATACCGATGGTCAGTATTTGTTTagaatttaaatgtattaaatacatttttatgctACATACAAATTTTAGATAAAACCTCCCTTGATGAtttaatggaaatagaaacaaacccCTTCTAAAATCTCATTCTAGAGGGTGGATTCTTCTTGCAACTTATGCTGCTCTCTGAGAGAAACACTTTTTGCACACATCTCTTTGTGAATGTCCTTGCATTTCTCAGGCCATTAGTAAGGTTTAtataagattttaatatttttacataaggCAGGAGTGGTTTGAATTGGTAACTTGAATTTACTTGTAAGAAGAAGTTGATAAAATGGGACCCCCATTCTCAGTGAAATTCACATCTGAAAAAGAAACTGATGAactttggattctttttcttctttacgCAAATACCATGCTGGCAAATGCCTTCTCTGTGGATTTAATCCTTACCCCACCGTGACCAAGAAGCTCTTCTCAGTACCATCATCATTTGCCATTCTTGGGCATTAAACTTTGCCACACTGGCATTGCTTGTCAGGATCCTGGAGAAATCTGCTTGTCTTCGGATTACATGCTTCTGAAGTGTTGAGGGAAGCACTACTGAAAAATGCTTTATTTGCATAAAACGCACTTTTGATGGTTTGATTTTCTGAGGACTCCTTGAACCTTAGTGGTCTGGTGGAGAAGAGCAAGTAGGAAGAAAAAGATtaatccttcttccttccttaccTCCTCTTCCTCACCATGACCTCTACCATTATGGTGCTCCCTAGTGATTTGATGAAGGCCTGGGAAATGATTGTGTGGATAACTTATCTCTGATCTTTACATTTTGGAGGGATCTGCCAAAGTTTGAGGAAATGTAGAACATCAGCTTTTTTCTCCCAATGACCAATACATAAATCACCATTCTGTCCATTTGAGCAGCTATGTAGAAGTGGAATTT includes:
- the TCP11L2 gene encoding T-complex protein 11-like protein 2 isoform X1, with protein sequence MPFNGEKQCVGEDQPSDSDSSRFSESMASLSDYECSRQSFTSDSSSKSSSPASTSPPRVVTFDEVMAAARNLSNMTLAHEIAVNENFQLKQDALPESSLAGRVRHIVHQAFWDVLESELNAEPPEYEHAIKLFEEIREILLSFLTPGGNRLRNQICEVLDTDLIRQQAEHSAVDIQGLANYVISTMGKLCAPVRDDDIRELKATSNIVEVLRQIFHVLDLMKMDMVNFTIRSLRPHLQRQLIDYERTKFQEILEETPSALDQTTEWIKESVHEELLSLSEATLTPGAENNSKPSLSPTLVLNNSYLKLLQWDYQKKELPETLMTDGARLQELTEKLNQLKMIACLALITNNMVGALTEGLPELAVRLKRISAVLLEGMNKETFNLKEVLNSIGIQTCVEVNKTLMERGLPALNAEVQANLVGQFSSIEEEDNPIWSLIDKRIQLYMKSLLCLPSPPRGMPPVPGGLAVVQQELESLGSQYANIVNLNKQVYGPFYANILRKLLFGEEATGKAEASSSTN
- the TCP11L2 gene encoding T-complex protein 11-like protein 2 isoform X2 — protein: MAAARNLSNMTLAHEIAVNENFQLKQDALPESSLAGRVRHIVHQAFWDVLESELNAEPPEYEHAIKLFEEIREILLSFLTPGGNRLRNQICEVLDTDLIRQQAEHSAVDIQGLANYVISTMGKLCAPVRDDDIRELKATSNIVEVLRQIFHVLDLMKMDMVNFTIRSLRPHLQRQLIDYERTKFQEILEETPSALDQTTEWIKESVHEELLSLSEATLTPGAENNSKPSLSPTLVLNNSYLKLLQWDYQKKELPETLMTDGARLQELTEKLNQLKMIACLALITNNMVGALTEGLPELAVRLKRISAVLLEGMNKETFNLKEVLNSIGIQTCVEVNKTLMERGLPALNAEVQANLVGQFSSIEEEDNPIWSLIDKRIQLYMKSLLCLPSPPRGMPPVPGGLAVVQQELESLGSQYANIVNLNKQVYGPFYANILRKLLFGEEATGKAEASSSTN